From a single Gimesia fumaroli genomic region:
- a CDS encoding SMP-30/gluconolactonase/LRE family protein has protein sequence MRKIVSWTAAAAMMLSMSVLTQAEKNSEIPGIGPVGKPVKVFTDFKFTEGPAFDLKGNLYFTDIPDNKIYKVDSKGKLSVFLEPSNHCNGLMLDGANNLLACEMDGRLVSINLKNKKVTPLTSEYQGKRYNAPNDLVVDRTGGVYFTDPHFRAPEPLPQEKVAVYYRSADGKVTRLADDLKAPNGVILSPDEKTLYVIPSMQKEMWAYPVTGPGKVGKGRVFCTLKQEPGYKEPGRGGDGLTVDTNGNLYITSGLGLQVFSPAGKLLGIIEVPEKPANVTFGGKDNSSLFITARNSLYRIDTKAKGHRFPGKSS, from the coding sequence ATGCGAAAAATAGTAAGCTGGACTGCCGCTGCAGCCATGATGTTATCCATGTCTGTTTTGACTCAGGCCGAGAAAAATTCCGAAATCCCCGGCATTGGCCCTGTGGGAAAACCGGTTAAAGTGTTTACCGATTTCAAATTCACCGAAGGTCCCGCCTTTGACTTGAAGGGTAACCTGTATTTCACAGATATCCCGGACAACAAGATCTACAAAGTCGATTCCAAAGGAAAACTCTCGGTCTTTCTGGAACCGTCAAATCATTGCAACGGCCTGATGCTGGATGGCGCGAATAATCTGCTGGCCTGTGAAATGGACGGGCGTCTCGTGAGCATCAATCTGAAAAACAAAAAAGTCACTCCCCTGACATCAGAATATCAGGGAAAACGCTATAACGCCCCGAATGACCTCGTGGTTGACCGTACAGGTGGCGTTTATTTTACCGACCCGCACTTCCGGGCTCCCGAGCCGCTGCCTCAGGAGAAAGTCGCCGTTTACTATCGCTCTGCCGATGGCAAGGTGACTCGTCTGGCAGACGATTTGAAAGCCCCCAACGGCGTGATTCTTTCTCCCGACGAAAAAACACTGTACGTGATTCCGAGTATGCAGAAAGAAATGTGGGCCTACCCCGTCACTGGCCCCGGCAAAGTTGGCAAAGGCCGCGTGTTCTGCACTCTGAAACAGGAACCAGGCTATAAAGAACCGGGACGCGGCGGAGACGGCCTGACCGTTGATACCAACGGGAATCTTTATATCACGTCAGGCCTAGGCCTCCAGGTATTTTCACCCGCAGGCAAATTACTGGGCATTATCGAAGTCCCTGAAAAGCCAGCGAACGTGACCTTCGGCGGCAAAGACAATTCAAGCCTGTTCATTACCGCACGCAATTCGCTGTATCGCATCGATACCAAAGCCAAAGGACACAGGTTCCCCGGCAAGTCTTCCTGA
- a CDS encoding IS110 family RNA-guided transposase: MHQHNTEDVGIDISKAKFDVSFPDRSKSVVYKNTPAGRKKLIATLMKLQPKRVCLEATGGWENRLVACLHKHQIPVSVVNPRLIRDFARAKNQLAKTDEIDARIIREYAEVMDPRLTPPLTEAQQKMREFTSRREQTSKMIIQEKNRLETIVDQDVIKMIEQSIAFHKEQLRLIEKELKALIDADEESRKRSKILQSVPGIASITATLLISDLPELGSLNRKQISRLVGVAPTNRDSGTLRGRRTIGGGRVRIRNGLYMPTVVALRHNPIISAFYKRLVKNGKPKMVALVAAMRKLLIILNTMVKEGKQWEANVRNS, from the coding sequence ATGCATCAGCATAACACAGAAGACGTTGGAATTGATATTTCAAAAGCCAAGTTTGATGTCAGTTTCCCAGATCGTTCCAAGTCCGTTGTTTACAAGAACACACCAGCCGGGAGAAAAAAGTTAATCGCCACACTCATGAAGCTTCAGCCAAAACGAGTTTGTCTGGAAGCAACCGGCGGCTGGGAAAACAGGCTGGTTGCCTGTCTGCACAAGCACCAGATTCCTGTTTCGGTTGTCAATCCCCGACTGATCCGGGACTTTGCCCGAGCGAAGAATCAACTGGCCAAAACCGATGAGATTGACGCGCGCATCATCAGGGAATATGCCGAGGTGATGGACCCACGGCTCACTCCCCCTTTAACAGAGGCCCAGCAGAAAATGCGTGAATTTACTTCTCGCCGGGAACAGACCAGCAAGATGATCATCCAGGAAAAGAACCGTCTGGAGACCATTGTGGACCAGGACGTCATCAAGATGATTGAACAATCCATTGCTTTCCACAAAGAACAGCTCAGGCTGATCGAGAAGGAACTGAAGGCACTGATTGACGCCGACGAGGAGTCCCGTAAACGTTCGAAAATCCTGCAATCGGTACCAGGCATCGCCAGTATCACGGCAACTCTGCTCATCTCAGATCTGCCGGAACTGGGGAGCCTGAATCGGAAACAGATCTCACGGTTAGTCGGTGTCGCTCCCACGAACCGTGACAGCGGAACCTTGAGAGGAAGACGGACGATTGGCGGAGGACGAGTCCGGATCCGGAACGGATTGTACATGCCCACCGTAGTGGCCTTGAGGCACAACCCGATCATCAGTGCGTTCTATAAACGGCTCGTCAAAAACGGAAAACCGAAAATGGTCGCACTCGTGGCTGCCATGCGCAAACTGCTCATCATTCTCAACACCATGGTCAAAGAAGGAAAACAATGGGAGGCAAACGTGAGAAATTCCTGA
- the odhB gene encoding 2-oxoglutarate dehydrogenase complex dihydrolipoyllysine-residue succinyltransferase has translation MSVEIKVPSVGESISEVQIGAWHAEEGKWVAQDSEIVELETDKATFDVPAPLDGIIVEILKKTGEMASVGEVIGYLEEAERPAGVEAPAPAKSPAKAEAAAPAAAKSAPAGSDERVMPAAARVMAEKGLSPADVKGTGPGGRILKEDALAYEAPSAAGNGAFREEEIVPMSPIRKKIAERLVEAQSNAALLTTFNEVDMSAVMELRSKYKDMFLKKFDVKLGFMSFFVKAVVDGLNLYPQINAEIRGTDLVFRNYYDIGIAVGGGKGLVVPILRNAERLSFADIELKINDFGQRARANKISLEELQGGTFTITNGGVYGSLLSTPIVNPPQSGVLGMHGIQERPVAINGQVVIRPMMYIALTYDHRVVDGREAVVFLKRVKEALEEPSRMLMEI, from the coding sequence ATGTCTGTTGAAATTAAAGTCCCCTCTGTAGGGGAGTCCATCTCCGAAGTCCAGATCGGCGCCTGGCATGCGGAAGAAGGAAAATGGGTCGCTCAAGATAGTGAAATCGTTGAGCTCGAAACCGACAAAGCCACCTTCGATGTACCGGCGCCCCTCGACGGCATCATTGTCGAGATCCTGAAGAAAACGGGAGAGATGGCATCCGTCGGCGAAGTCATCGGCTACCTGGAAGAAGCGGAACGCCCGGCTGGTGTCGAAGCACCGGCTCCCGCCAAAAGCCCGGCAAAGGCAGAAGCTGCTGCTCCCGCTGCCGCAAAATCGGCTCCCGCGGGCTCTGATGAACGCGTGATGCCGGCTGCCGCCCGCGTGATGGCGGAAAAAGGCCTCAGCCCCGCTGATGTCAAAGGGACCGGCCCCGGCGGTCGCATCCTGAAAGAAGACGCCCTCGCCTACGAAGCTCCGAGTGCCGCAGGCAACGGCGCTTTCCGCGAAGAAGAAATTGTGCCGATGAGTCCGATCCGTAAAAAGATTGCGGAACGTCTCGTCGAAGCACAATCCAATGCGGCTCTGCTCACTACCTTCAATGAAGTCGATATGTCGGCAGTGATGGAACTGCGGTCTAAATACAAAGACATGTTCCTCAAAAAGTTTGACGTCAAGCTGGGTTTCATGTCGTTCTTCGTCAAAGCCGTCGTGGATGGGTTAAATCTATACCCGCAGATCAACGCCGAAATCCGGGGAACCGACCTCGTGTTCCGGAATTACTACGACATCGGCATCGCTGTCGGCGGTGGCAAAGGACTCGTCGTTCCCATTCTGCGTAATGCAGAGCGGCTCAGCTTTGCTGACATCGAACTCAAGATTAATGACTTCGGTCAACGTGCTCGCGCCAATAAAATCAGCCTCGAAGAACTTCAAGGCGGTACCTTCACCATTACGAACGGCGGCGTTTACGGCTCCCTGCTCTCGACTCCCATCGTCAACCCGCCACAGAGTGGTGTGCTGGGCATGCACGGGATCCAGGAACGTCCGGTCGCCATCAATGGTCAGGTTGTGATTCGTCCCATGATGTATATCGCACTGACTTATGATCACCGTGTCGTGGATGGACGGGAAGCCGTTGTCTTCCTCAAACGAGTCAAAGAGGCTTTGGAAGAACCATCACGCATGCTGATGGAAATCTGA
- a CDS encoding DUF7133 domain-containing protein yields the protein MASQNLLAEEIDPEEDDYPPGLLATYQAGDKSVQRIDPDIAFDWGQQAPLPQLPSGNFSVNWNSLILVKQPGQYQFSAYLEGDIKVEIDGKTVLEGKRETPGWVVGTKYDQNFGEFDLQVSYKKTSPQARVQLFWSSNRFGLEPVQANLLYREEGNPEVAQIWRGRTHFDAHRCNRCHQREDQLSSPAAPDLTQVTTALNPEWLLHKIQNDDTVAAHAKMPFFGFNKQQAEAIAAYLYANTKTASLKKIPAAKKDKKTKKAPTRDEEQREGEILMRSVGCLACHTIDGKGNQQPFSGGDLSSIGDKRNANWLYNWLSDPGKLNKDHRMPVIKLSTTERRQLAYALSELKQAKLPAGKKPSSDKKTIAAGKKLITQARCAACHTIPGIDKPTQQIADLSKTVANWDNSCLAETPDLKQGRPAYRSIDRDAVKAYLKSSFNAPSPENDFDRGRYVLEQRNCIYCHERDKHEGITQIAGQMAKFDPALAGQSEGMIPPALTAVGDKLKHEALSEAVSGEQKKIRMPWLRVRMPRFQHTKADKDALLNYLVAHDLVPDNGPRQPDFMIDSSDQNRAQLLIAGQTITGAKGFSCISCHVLGEYKPRNVALGTRGSDLLMLGNRMRKEYFLRWVHNPLRIVPGMEMPALKKSVPKVLGGDINRQLDAIWLGLNDPQFKVPTNPSVVEQFFTIAVGEPARIVRDVFTNPKETGGGYVPRAFAMGFDNGHNLLFDLDQFSIVQWTLGDLARQRTEGKSWYWDMAGSPIISGYERGQEFALAKTGKEPKSVIYPHVQNGRAGTLRSYESAGNRITLNYELTFKMGNKVRTVAVADSFQTLPGTENQTGWQRTIKAINVPEGYDLYVGRPRFSQSIGDPKITDPAHPDAKWMHISDNNSHEYIKSNSQAGNASLTLDYLCNLKADALQVKTKPKPKPELQTVTSAPGFDGVRLPLDGGIMPTALAWRDDGTLIFTSLKGDVYLAKDTDGDGVEDELTLFEEGLSAPFGIIADGSDIIVSHKPEVIRLSDTNGDGRADKRTIVATGWGFNDNYHDWATGCIRDSQGNLYVGLGSDYAQMKRPDNQIHWRGKILKITYNGNIEVVGNAFRYPTGLAINSQDEIYISDQQGVQNTFNEINFLIPGKAYGVPSQSDLRNKENLKETRAAIQVPHPWTRSVNGLTCIPKQFPYASLFDQGLGCEYNQRFLIRFTTQKVGDSVQGATYYFTRADVPPDEHNFAGPMSVAVSPKGDIYVGSIHDSGWLGGQNTGSIVKLTPNGKLPNGIKELRATPDGFELEFFKPVDAKKAADKGAYTIAGYTRVWSGSYASPDSGRYKVEVEGVTISDDKKTVRLKVNELKEKFVYEVNCQQIGTGDEKLFPVTGHYSMNRIPQ from the coding sequence ATGGCTAGCCAAAACCTGCTGGCTGAAGAAATTGATCCCGAAGAAGATGATTATCCGCCGGGACTGCTGGCAACGTATCAGGCGGGAGACAAAAGCGTACAACGCATTGACCCCGATATCGCCTTCGACTGGGGCCAACAGGCACCGCTGCCACAACTTCCTTCTGGCAATTTCTCCGTCAACTGGAACAGCCTGATTCTGGTGAAGCAACCCGGCCAATACCAGTTTTCCGCTTATCTCGAAGGGGACATCAAAGTCGAAATCGATGGCAAAACGGTTCTTGAAGGAAAACGGGAAACACCCGGCTGGGTCGTCGGCACCAAATACGATCAAAACTTCGGTGAATTCGATCTGCAAGTCTCCTACAAAAAAACGTCGCCGCAGGCACGGGTGCAACTCTTCTGGTCTTCCAATCGGTTTGGACTCGAACCGGTTCAAGCAAACCTCCTCTATCGCGAAGAAGGAAATCCCGAAGTCGCACAGATCTGGCGGGGACGCACTCACTTCGATGCCCATCGCTGCAATCGCTGTCACCAGCGCGAGGATCAACTCAGCAGCCCTGCCGCCCCCGATCTGACACAAGTTACCACCGCGCTCAACCCGGAATGGCTGCTCCACAAAATTCAAAATGACGATACCGTCGCCGCTCATGCTAAAATGCCCTTCTTCGGCTTTAACAAACAGCAAGCGGAAGCCATCGCCGCATATCTCTATGCGAACACGAAAACCGCATCCCTCAAGAAAATCCCGGCTGCGAAAAAAGATAAAAAGACAAAGAAAGCCCCCACGCGCGACGAAGAACAACGCGAAGGAGAAATCCTGATGCGGTCGGTCGGCTGTCTGGCCTGTCACACGATTGACGGCAAAGGCAACCAGCAACCCTTCAGTGGCGGCGATCTGAGCAGCATCGGCGACAAACGCAACGCAAACTGGCTGTATAACTGGCTCTCTGATCCGGGGAAACTCAACAAAGATCATCGCATGCCGGTGATCAAACTCAGCACCACCGAACGCCGCCAGCTCGCCTATGCACTCTCCGAATTGAAACAGGCAAAGCTTCCCGCTGGCAAGAAACCATCCAGCGATAAAAAGACCATCGCCGCCGGCAAAAAACTGATTACCCAAGCCCGCTGTGCCGCCTGCCATACGATTCCCGGCATCGATAAACCGACACAACAAATCGCCGATCTCTCGAAAACAGTGGCCAACTGGGACAACTCCTGCCTGGCAGAAACACCCGATCTCAAACAGGGCCGTCCCGCCTATCGCAGCATCGATCGCGACGCCGTCAAAGCGTATCTCAAGTCCAGCTTCAACGCACCTTCACCGGAAAATGATTTCGACCGTGGTCGCTATGTCCTTGAACAGCGCAACTGCATTTACTGTCATGAACGGGACAAACACGAAGGCATCACCCAGATCGCCGGCCAAATGGCGAAGTTCGATCCCGCCCTCGCCGGACAGAGTGAAGGCATGATTCCCCCGGCACTCACCGCTGTTGGCGACAAACTCAAACACGAAGCCCTCTCCGAAGCCGTCAGTGGCGAACAGAAGAAAATTCGCATGCCCTGGCTCCGTGTTCGCATGCCCCGCTTCCAGCACACCAAGGCTGACAAAGATGCGTTACTCAATTATCTCGTCGCCCATGATCTGGTTCCCGATAACGGTCCACGCCAGCCCGATTTTATGATCGACTCTTCAGATCAAAACCGCGCCCAACTGCTCATCGCCGGCCAGACTATCACCGGTGCCAAAGGCTTCAGTTGTATTTCGTGTCACGTACTGGGTGAATACAAACCCCGTAACGTCGCCCTCGGCACACGCGGTTCCGACCTGCTGATGCTGGGCAATCGGATGCGCAAAGAATACTTCCTCCGCTGGGTACATAATCCATTGCGCATCGTACCCGGCATGGAGATGCCCGCGCTCAAGAAAAGTGTTCCCAAAGTATTGGGCGGCGATATTAACCGCCAGCTCGATGCGATCTGGCTCGGCCTGAATGATCCCCAGTTTAAAGTTCCCACGAATCCCTCGGTCGTCGAACAGTTCTTCACTATCGCAGTCGGCGAACCCGCGCGAATCGTACGCGATGTCTTTACCAATCCCAAAGAGACCGGCGGCGGATATGTGCCCCGCGCGTTCGCAATGGGCTTTGACAACGGGCATAACCTGCTGTTCGACCTCGATCAATTCTCAATCGTGCAATGGACGCTGGGCGATTTAGCCCGCCAGCGCACCGAAGGCAAAAGCTGGTACTGGGACATGGCCGGCTCCCCGATTATTTCAGGCTACGAACGGGGGCAAGAATTTGCACTCGCCAAAACCGGCAAAGAACCAAAGTCCGTGATTTACCCTCACGTCCAGAACGGCAGAGCAGGCACGCTTCGCAGTTATGAATCAGCGGGTAATCGGATTACGCTGAACTATGAACTCACTTTCAAAATGGGTAACAAGGTCAGAACTGTCGCCGTCGCAGATTCCTTCCAGACTCTTCCGGGAACAGAAAATCAGACCGGCTGGCAGAGAACGATCAAAGCCATCAATGTGCCGGAAGGCTATGATCTGTATGTCGGACGCCCCCGCTTCTCCCAAAGCATCGGCGATCCAAAGATCACCGACCCGGCACACCCCGATGCGAAATGGATGCATATCTCTGACAACAATTCCCACGAATACATCAAATCGAACAGTCAGGCAGGCAATGCTTCACTGACACTCGATTATCTCTGCAATCTCAAAGCAGATGCCCTGCAGGTTAAAACCAAACCCAAGCCAAAACCGGAACTGCAAACCGTCACCAGTGCCCCCGGCTTTGACGGCGTGCGACTTCCCCTGGATGGGGGCATTATGCCCACCGCCCTCGCCTGGCGCGACGACGGCACACTGATCTTCACCTCGCTCAAAGGGGACGTCTATCTGGCAAAAGACACCGACGGTGACGGTGTAGAGGACGAACTGACACTTTTCGAAGAAGGCCTCTCTGCTCCGTTCGGCATCATCGCCGACGGCAGCGATATTATCGTTTCTCACAAACCCGAAGTCATTCGTCTGTCTGACACCAACGGCGACGGCAGAGCCGACAAACGCACCATCGTTGCCACCGGCTGGGGCTTTAACGACAACTATCATGACTGGGCCACCGGCTGCATTCGTGACAGTCAAGGAAATCTCTACGTCGGCTTAGGCAGCGATTACGCCCAAATGAAACGTCCCGACAACCAGATCCACTGGCGCGGCAAGATTCTCAAAATCACCTATAACGGCAATATCGAAGTCGTTGGAAACGCCTTCCGGTATCCAACGGGCCTCGCGATCAACTCCCAAGACGAAATCTACATTTCCGATCAACAGGGCGTGCAAAACACCTTCAACGAGATCAATTTCCTGATCCCCGGCAAAGCGTACGGCGTGCCCAGTCAATCGGATCTGCGCAATAAAGAAAATTTGAAAGAGACCCGCGCCGCCATTCAGGTGCCTCATCCCTGGACCCGTAGCGTCAACGGCTTAACCTGCATTCCCAAACAGTTCCCGTATGCCAGCCTGTTCGATCAGGGACTCGGCTGCGAATACAATCAGCGATTCCTGATCCGCTTCACGACGCAAAAAGTCGGCGATTCCGTTCAAGGCGCGACCTACTACTTCACCCGTGCCGACGTGCCTCCCGATGAGCATAACTTCGCGGGCCCCATGTCGGTCGCCGTCAGCCCCAAGGGCGACATCTACGTCGGCAGCATTCACGACAGCGGCTGGCTCGGCGGACAGAACACCGGTTCGATCGTGAAACTGACCCCCAACGGCAAACTACCGAACGGCATCAAAGAACTCCGCGCGACCCCCGATGGTTTCGAGCTCGAATTCTTCAAACCGGTCGACGCCAAGAAAGCCGCCGACAAAGGTGCTTACACAATCGCCGGCTACACCCGCGTCTGGAGCGGCAGCTATGCCAGCCCCGACAGCGGCCGGTATAAAGTCGAAGTAGAAGGTGTCACCATTTCCGACGACAAGAAAACGGTTCGCCTGAAAGTGAATGAGCTGAAAGAAAAGTTCGTCTACGAAGTCAACTGCCAGCAGATCGGCACAGGAGATGAAAAACTCTTCCCGGTCACTGGACACTACTCAATGAACCGGATTCCGCAGTAA
- a CDS encoding DUF1700 domain-containing protein has product MAWPEISIEDFPPKRDDEPSSLRQDIIDELTDHFACALNRELLKNSDEQTAKQRVLNQFGDPIKIARQLWLDAMQEKMMSQRILTGISTVMAVCCIAVVGIAWTMMQESRAFNLQMLEQFKQAQERSSVEASGDLHEIQFQLVQDGSKDEPAVGFEGTLAKYESNNVIFTVDAVSDEMGLLDFGKLPWGEYVLNLKAPWGGTHQPEQITTIPGRKYEQTIVCPAGAPKKVEVQFQVNWQNIPEEDYYLLCDFRSLINGLEKKKDYVSFSLQEIQGRSWVYRRDLGQESVKCVYLFDVKKNRAAPCTLSADGSIEKIELEKLVWSPTVEFLQGQYQAPTIYLIQKNDLSKVTEINSMESIKTIHFEQSGYDFGYYGIPARGLIVSPFKRLEIDPSMVVDKTPSELKEIRGLLTNPVTKTYSATNDQPNVWEINIPDLFPITAESGSLSSVQ; this is encoded by the coding sequence GTGGCCTGGCCTGAGATCAGCATCGAAGATTTTCCACCGAAGCGCGACGACGAACCGTCGTCGCTCCGGCAGGATATTATCGATGAACTCACAGACCACTTTGCGTGCGCCTTGAATCGAGAGTTGTTGAAGAATTCGGACGAACAGACCGCAAAACAACGCGTGTTAAATCAATTCGGTGATCCGATCAAAATCGCCCGTCAGCTCTGGCTGGACGCGATGCAGGAGAAAATGATGTCGCAACGTATACTGACAGGTATATCTACTGTGATGGCGGTGTGTTGCATTGCTGTGGTAGGGATTGCCTGGACGATGATGCAGGAAAGTCGGGCGTTCAATCTGCAGATGCTGGAGCAGTTCAAGCAGGCACAGGAGCGATCGTCGGTAGAGGCGTCAGGAGATCTGCATGAGATTCAGTTCCAACTGGTACAGGATGGCAGCAAGGACGAGCCGGCTGTGGGATTTGAAGGGACACTGGCTAAATATGAGAGCAACAACGTGATTTTTACTGTTGATGCCGTCAGTGATGAAATGGGATTGCTGGACTTTGGTAAGCTGCCCTGGGGCGAGTATGTCTTGAATCTCAAAGCTCCCTGGGGGGGAACTCACCAACCAGAGCAGATCACCACGATTCCCGGGCGAAAATATGAGCAGACCATTGTCTGCCCGGCTGGTGCTCCAAAAAAAGTGGAAGTTCAATTTCAGGTCAACTGGCAGAATATACCCGAGGAAGATTATTATCTGCTCTGTGATTTTCGATCTCTAATAAACGGCTTGGAGAAGAAAAAAGACTACGTCTCGTTTTCACTTCAAGAAATACAGGGCCGCTCCTGGGTCTATCGGCGTGACTTGGGCCAGGAGTCTGTGAAGTGCGTATATCTGTTTGATGTGAAGAAGAACCGAGCAGCTCCCTGTACTCTTTCAGCAGATGGGAGCATTGAAAAGATTGAACTGGAAAAGTTGGTCTGGTCCCCGACTGTGGAATTTCTGCAAGGTCAGTATCAGGCACCAACGATTTACCTCATACAGAAGAACGACCTCAGTAAAGTAACCGAGATCAATTCCATGGAGTCGATAAAGACCATACACTTTGAACAATCAGGGTATGATTTCGGTTACTACGGAATACCGGCTCGCGGATTAATCGTTTCTCCCTTTAAGAGGCTGGAAATAGATCCATCAATGGTGGTAGATAAGACCCCTTCAGAACTCAAGGAGATTCGTGGACTTCTTACAAATCCAGTTACTAAGACGTATTCTGCAACAAACGATCAACCGAATGTCTGGGAAATTAACATTCCAGACCTGTTTCCGATTACTGCGGAATCCGGTTCATTGAGTAGTGTCCAGTGA
- a CDS encoding PadR family transcriptional regulator, with protein sequence MNSQLFAGTLEMLILELVSEGPTYGYEITQQVTNRSSNEFELKEGSLYPALHKMQRKKLLKSFWREVDGRRRKYYELTIQGQKALNEKRQEWKQFSSAIDRILGAQSGLA encoded by the coding sequence ATGAATTCCCAATTATTTGCAGGCACACTGGAGATGCTCATTCTGGAATTGGTTTCCGAAGGGCCCACGTATGGTTATGAAATTACACAGCAGGTGACCAACCGCTCGTCGAATGAATTCGAGTTGAAAGAGGGGAGCCTCTACCCGGCGTTGCACAAAATGCAGCGTAAAAAACTGTTGAAATCGTTCTGGCGGGAAGTCGATGGTCGCAGGCGGAAGTATTACGAGCTGACGATCCAGGGACAGAAAGCCTTGAACGAAAAACGGCAGGAATGGAAGCAGTTCTCCTCCGCCATCGATCGGATTCTGGGAGCACAAAGTGGCCTGGCCTGA
- a CDS encoding M20 family metallopeptidase, whose protein sequence is MDAVRLLKKLISIPSVNPMGRDVSGEIYFEGKLTQFLCDYFAELGVEYESIEVVPGRNNVIARTKVKPGVPTILMDVHQDTVPVEGMIVPPFEGTEKDGKIFGRGACDVKGGMASMLMAFTRLVQEDPPDAANVILSCTCDEEATVKGIEHLVNLWEEPSGLSQILTEPPDLGLVAEPTMLDIVVAHRGATRWKIKTTGKACHSSQPKDGINAIYRMADVLKALQEHAEELSQREAHPLCGPPTLSVGVIEGGESVNIVPDCCTIEIDRRVIPGEDGIDVMHQVEAFLKEKLPFEFEMLPPWITGVSLSDHNNGEWSDRLLSVIDTVDPDHKKVGVPYGTHAARVNQGGVPAMVFGPGSIAQAHTVDEWVEIDQLLKAEEVYFQFCANAGRVESSS, encoded by the coding sequence ATGGATGCCGTCCGGCTGTTAAAAAAACTGATCTCCATTCCCAGCGTCAATCCGATGGGCCGCGATGTTTCGGGAGAGATTTATTTCGAGGGAAAACTGACTCAGTTCCTGTGTGACTATTTTGCGGAACTGGGCGTCGAATATGAATCGATTGAAGTGGTCCCCGGCCGGAATAATGTGATCGCACGCACAAAAGTGAAGCCGGGAGTGCCGACGATTTTGATGGACGTGCATCAGGATACGGTTCCCGTCGAAGGCATGATTGTTCCCCCGTTTGAAGGGACCGAAAAGGACGGCAAGATTTTTGGACGCGGTGCCTGTGATGTCAAAGGGGGCATGGCGTCAATGCTGATGGCGTTTACCCGGCTGGTTCAGGAAGATCCCCCCGATGCGGCCAATGTGATTCTGTCTTGTACCTGTGATGAAGAAGCGACGGTCAAAGGAATTGAGCATCTGGTCAACTTGTGGGAGGAACCGTCGGGTTTGAGCCAGATTTTGACAGAGCCTCCTGATTTGGGGCTCGTTGCTGAGCCGACGATGCTGGATATTGTCGTCGCACATCGCGGGGCAACACGTTGGAAAATCAAAACCACAGGCAAGGCCTGCCACAGTTCACAACCCAAAGATGGTATCAACGCCATTTACCGGATGGCTGATGTGCTGAAGGCACTTCAGGAACATGCGGAAGAATTATCACAGCGCGAAGCACACCCGCTGTGCGGCCCACCAACGTTGAGTGTGGGCGTGATTGAAGGGGGAGAGAGTGTTAACATTGTGCCCGACTGCTGCACGATTGAAATCGACCGCCGGGTGATTCCGGGAGAAGATGGCATCGATGTGATGCATCAGGTGGAAGCATTCTTGAAAGAGAAACTGCCGTTCGAATTCGAAATGTTGCCCCCGTGGATTACCGGTGTTTCGCTCTCCGATCATAATAATGGCGAGTGGAGTGACCGCCTGTTGTCGGTCATCGACACGGTAGACCCCGATCATAAAAAGGTCGGCGTTCCCTACGGCACACACGCAGCCCGCGTGAATCAGGGGGGCGTGCCCGCAATGGTATTCGGCCCCGGTTCCATCGCCCAGGCGCACACGGTCGATGAATGGGTTGAGATCGACCAGTTATTAAAAGCCGAAGAAGTTTACTTTCAATTCTGTGCCAACGCGGGACGGGTTGAATCGTCATCATAA